The following proteins are co-located in the Acinetobacter sp. NCu2D-2 genome:
- a CDS encoding endonuclease domain-containing protein has product MKPYNKNLKHASRDLRNNMTDAEKLLWSRLRNKQILGLQFYRQKPILNYIVDFYCPAANLVIECDGSQHFTVEGLEADRIRDEALAQLGLKVLRFDNGQVMGRIDDVVDRIYQFIQQESP; this is encoded by the coding sequence ATGAAACCCTACAATAAAAATTTAAAACACGCCTCGCGTGACTTACGCAATAATATGACTGATGCTGAAAAGTTATTATGGTCACGACTTCGTAATAAGCAAATTTTAGGTTTACAGTTTTATCGGCAAAAGCCCATTTTGAATTACATCGTGGATTTTTACTGTCCTGCTGCCAATTTAGTAATTGAGTGTGATGGTAGTCAGCACTTTACGGTTGAAGGTTTGGAAGCAGATCGGATTCGGGATGAAGCTCTCGCTCAGTTGGGGCTAAAAGTGCTGAGGTTTGATAATGGGCAGGTGATGGGGCGGATTGATGACGTGGTGGATAGAATTTATCAATTTATTCAGCAGGAATCCCCCTAA
- a CDS encoding IS3 family transposase (programmed frameshift) produces MAKRFSPEFKQQAIDYALSNSHESLAAIAQKLGVGYSTLDKWIREINPAGSSKRQLSPEQQRILELEKEVKQLREANDNLKKSACVLSDRSCQEKYTVIQDLDVNEVTVSSACKCLGVSTSGYYAWRKRQANPAQKYNDLKAVYWQHHARLGAPSLVHDMHDLGYTMSERTVGRMLKKLGLRSKIARKYKYTTDSKHRLPTAPNLLDRQFTVMQPNKVWTTDITYIRTKQGWLYLCVMLDLFSRRIVGWQTSHRIDRQLVCDAFHYSMARQGYPTGVMVHSDQGSQYCSRDFRALLLTNDCIQSMSRRGNCWDNAVTESFFHTLKGHVVHGSVFVTRKEANAVLFDYIEIYYNRVRRHSANGWLSPEAFEQKYIKSLEGSIVHDTV; encoded by the exons ATGGCTAAACGTTTTAGTCCTGAATTTAAACAGCAAGCAATTGATTATGCACTTTCAAACTCGCACGAATCTTTAGCTGCAATCGCCCAGAAATTAGGTGTTGGTTATTCAACATTGGATAAATGGATTCGTGAAATCAATCCGGCGGGTTCAAGCAAACGCCAACTTTCACCAGAACAACAGCGGATTTTAGAATTAGAGAAAGAAGTCAAACAGCTCAGGGAAGCCAATGACA ATCTTAAAAAAAGCGCATGTGTACTTTCTGACAGATCATGCCAAGAAAAGTACACGGTAATTCAAGATCTGGATGTGAATGAAGTCACTGTATCTTCTGCCTGTAAATGCCTGGGTGTCAGCACTTCAGGCTATTATGCCTGGCGAAAACGCCAGGCCAATCCAGCGCAGAAATATAATGATTTAAAAGCCGTATATTGGCAGCATCATGCACGATTGGGTGCACCTTCATTAGTACATGACATGCATGATTTAGGGTACACCATGAGCGAACGAACCGTTGGAAGAATGCTAAAAAAACTTGGTCTACGGAGCAAGATTGCACGTAAATACAAGTATACGACTGATTCAAAGCATCGTTTGCCTACAGCACCAAACTTGTTAGATCGCCAATTTACAGTCATGCAGCCTAACAAGGTTTGGACAACGGATATTACCTATATCCGTACCAAGCAAGGTTGGCTGTATTTATGTGTGATGCTGGATCTATTTAGTCGTCGTATCGTGGGATGGCAAACCAGCCATCGAATAGACCGCCAATTGGTGTGTGATGCGTTTCATTATTCAATGGCTCGTCAGGGCTATCCAACAGGTGTTATGGTTCATTCGGACCAAGGCAGTCAGTACTGTAGTCGTGATTTTAGAGCACTCTTGCTGACAAATGATTGTATTCAAAGTATGTCTAGACGAGGAAACTGTTGGGATAATGCCGTGACTGAAAGCTTCTTTCATACATTGAAAGGCCATGTGGTGCATGGCAGTGTGTTTGTCACTCGAAAAGAGGCGAATGCGGTCTTGTTTGACTATATTGAGATTTATTACAATCGGGTCAGAAGGCATTCTGCAAACGGTTGGTTAAGTCCAGAAGCTTTTGAACAGAAATATATTAAAAGTTTAGAGGGATCGATTGTCCACGATACTGTCTAG
- a CDS encoding TIR domain-containing protein, with protein sequence MTSDLLRKIDNTVLDLQASHYQTYEALLQKLARLLRHDELKAYNEKLIQNVSLDDFLKNSYNSEGGMIGSASLEWTDNDDENLALQYLLIQKFGNEENSAENFSYTFYHSSGKTINYIHNMVRNLIIPFVRDYKQYIQSNGSTKLEVILPVSNNRIFIVHGHDHGALQTVARFLEKYGFEAIILHEQANGGRTIIEKIERNSDVGFAIVLLTPDDVGRALSEVTDKPRARQNVILELGYFIGKLGRERVCALKTADLEIPSDFGGVVYTEMDKYEAWKFSLAKELKAAGYLIDMNKMI encoded by the coding sequence ATGACGAGTGATCTGCTAAGAAAAATTGACAATACTGTCTTGGATTTACAGGCATCGCACTATCAAACTTATGAGGCACTTTTACAAAAGTTAGCACGTCTTTTAAGACACGATGAATTGAAAGCTTATAATGAAAAATTGATCCAAAATGTGAGTTTAGATGATTTTTTAAAGAATAGTTATAATTCTGAAGGTGGGATGATTGGTAGTGCATCTTTGGAGTGGACTGATAATGATGATGAAAACTTAGCATTGCAGTATTTACTGATTCAAAAATTTGGAAATGAGGAAAATTCTGCCGAAAATTTTAGTTATACATTTTATCATTCATCAGGAAAAACAATTAATTATATCCATAACATGGTTAGGAATTTAATTATCCCATTTGTTCGAGATTACAAACAATATATTCAGTCTAATGGAAGTACAAAGCTTGAGGTAATTTTGCCTGTGTCAAATAATAGAATTTTCATTGTGCATGGTCATGATCATGGTGCTTTACAAACAGTTGCACGATTTCTAGAAAAATATGGTTTTGAAGCAATTATTCTTCATGAACAGGCAAATGGTGGTCGTACTATTATTGAAAAAATTGAGAGAAACTCTGATGTTGGTTTTGCCATTGTGTTGTTGACACCTGATGATGTAGGTAGAGCATTATCAGAAGTTACAGATAAACCAAGAGCACGTCAGAACGTGATTTTAGAATTGGGTTACTTTATTGGTAAACTTGGGCGAGAAAGAGTGTGTGCTTTAAAAACAGCTGATTTAGAGATTCCAAGTGATTTTGGGGGTGTGGTTTATACCGAAATGGATAAATATGAAGCTTGGAAGTTTAGCCTTGCCAAAGAACTTAAAGCTGCAGGTTACTTGATAGATATGAATAAAATGATTTAA
- the dhaK gene encoding dihydroxyacetone kinase subunit DhaK has protein sequence MKKLMNNPEQLVVEMCKGFVLAHPELEFTESHKIISRKEKHNNVALISGGGSGHEPAHAGFVGKGMLDAAVCGDVFASPSQIQVYKALQHVATDKGVLMIIKNYSGDMMNFQNGAALATEDGIKVDYVKVADDIAVKDSLYTVGRRGVAGTIFVHKIAGAAASKGYELARVKELAQKAADNVISLGFAYSSCTVPAKGTPTFTLADDEMEYGVGIHGEPGIRREKILPSKELAQRIVDDLFLDRPDLTEVAVLVNGFGSTPAQELYVFNNDVCEHLARKGIKIYRTFVGNYMTSIDMNGASVSLLAVDDELKTYLDAEANTPAFKMDGSAAPAIEFTAKDASKEGVVNTEVETQPEHAIISNEQFTIENMRYVVDVMAACIIKNEVPFCELDAHAGDGDFGMSVAKGFKQLKREWQSLIQAQHMDEFMLNCSMIIMEHCGGASGPIWGSAFRAASKAIKGKTTLTVADFAEMLQAAVKGIQTTGERSFGRGAVIGDKTLIDALVPCADAWSANTDKTFKENFVLGAKAAVQGAESTKEIVARMGRAGTVGDRSLGYPDAGAHGLGVIFTDIAEHIK, from the coding sequence ATGAAAAAGCTCATGAACAACCCAGAACAACTGGTTGTCGAAATGTGCAAAGGCTTTGTCCTTGCTCACCCTGAACTCGAATTTACCGAGTCACACAAAATCATTTCAAGAAAAGAAAAACACAACAATGTAGCCCTCATTAGTGGCGGTGGTAGCGGTCATGAGCCTGCACATGCGGGCTTTGTCGGTAAAGGCATGTTAGACGCTGCCGTATGTGGCGATGTCTTTGCATCACCTTCACAAATTCAGGTCTATAAAGCACTGCAACACGTCGCAACAGACAAAGGTGTGCTGATGATCATCAAAAACTATTCTGGCGACATGATGAATTTCCAGAACGGTGCAGCCTTAGCGACTGAAGATGGCATCAAAGTTGACTACGTCAAAGTGGCGGATGATATTGCAGTCAAAGACAGCTTATATACTGTAGGTCGTCGTGGCGTTGCAGGAACCATCTTTGTACACAAAATTGCTGGTGCTGCTGCATCAAAAGGCTATGAACTTGCACGTGTCAAAGAGCTTGCACAAAAAGCTGCAGACAATGTTATTAGCTTAGGTTTTGCTTATAGCTCTTGTACCGTTCCTGCTAAAGGCACACCAACCTTTACCCTCGCCGATGATGAAATGGAATACGGCGTAGGCATCCACGGTGAACCTGGCATCCGTCGTGAAAAAATCTTGCCATCTAAAGAACTCGCACAGCGTATTGTCGATGACTTATTCCTAGACCGTCCTGACCTGACTGAAGTGGCAGTGTTGGTGAATGGTTTTGGTTCAACACCTGCACAAGAACTATATGTATTTAACAATGATGTCTGCGAACACTTAGCGCGTAAAGGCATCAAAATTTACCGTACTTTTGTTGGCAACTACATGACCAGTATCGATATGAACGGTGCGTCGGTGTCTTTACTTGCAGTCGATGATGAACTGAAAACTTACCTTGATGCAGAAGCCAACACCCCTGCGTTTAAAATGGATGGTTCAGCAGCACCTGCGATTGAATTTACAGCCAAAGATGCGTCTAAAGAAGGTGTGGTCAATACCGAAGTAGAAACCCAACCTGAGCATGCCATCATTAGTAATGAGCAATTCACGATTGAAAATATGCGCTATGTGGTGGATGTCATGGCAGCATGTATCATCAAAAATGAAGTGCCATTCTGTGAACTCGATGCGCATGCCGGTGATGGTGACTTTGGTATGAGCGTAGCTAAAGGCTTTAAGCAACTCAAACGTGAATGGCAAAGCCTGATTCAAGCACAGCATATGGATGAATTCATGTTGAACTGCTCGATGATTATTATGGAACACTGTGGCGGTGCTTCAGGTCCTATTTGGGGTTCTGCATTCCGTGCGGCAAGTAAAGCCATTAAAGGTAAAACCACATTAACCGTGGCGGATTTTGCTGAGATGCTTCAAGCAGCCGTCAAAGGCATTCAAACTACAGGTGAACGTTCATTTGGTCGTGGTGCGGTTATTGGTGATAAAACCCTCATTGATGCCTTGGTGCCTTGCGCAGATGCTTGGTCAGCCAATACCGACAAAACATTTAAAGAAAACTTTGTGCTAGGTGCAAAAGCTGCGGTACAAGGTGCAGAATCCACCAAAGAGATTGTGGCACGTATGGGCCGTGCTGGTACGGTGGGTGATCGTAGCTTAGGCTATCCTGATGCGGGTGCACACGGTTTAGGTGTGATCTTTACCGATATCGCCGAACATATTAAGTAA
- the metH gene encoding methionine synthase, producing the protein MSTLATLKELLAKRILIIDGAMGTMIQRHKLEEADYRGERFADWAYDLKGNNDLLVLTQPQIIQGIHEAYLEAGADIIETNTFNGTRVSMSDYHMEDLVPEINREAARLAKEACAKYSTPEKPRFVAGVIGPTSRTTSISPNVNDPAFRNITFDELKVNYIESTKALIEGGVDIILIETIFDTLNAKAAIFAVKEVFKELGTELPIMISGTITDASGRTLTGQTAEAFWNSMRHAEPLSIGFNCALGADAMRPHVKTVSDVADTFVSAHPNAGLPNAFGGYDETPEQTAAFIKEFAESGLINITGGCCGTTPDHIRAIAQAVEGITPRQVPEIEPACRLSGLEPFNITKDSLFVNVGERTNVTGSKKFLRLIKEGNFTEALDVARQQVEAGAQIIDINMDEGMLDSQEAMVHFLNLIASEPDISRVPIMLDSSKWEIIEAGLKCVQGKAVVNSISLKEGYDEFVERARLCRQYGAAVIVMAFDEDGQADTAERKKAICKRSYDVLVNEVGFPSEDIIFDPNVFAVATGIEEHNNYGVDFIEATGWIKQNLPNAMVSGGISNVSFSFRGNEPVREAIHAVFLYHGIQQGLTMGIVNAGQLAIYDDIDAELKEAVEDVVLNRNQGANGQEATEKLLAVAEKYRGQAGAQKAEENIEWRNEPVEKRLEYALVKGITTYIDEDTEEARLKAARPLDVIEGPLMAGMNVVGDLFGAGKMFLPQVVKSARVMKQAVAWLNPFIEAEKTQGEAKGKILLATVKGDVHDIGKNIVGVVLGCNGYDIVDLGVMVPCEKILQTAIDEKVDIIGLSGLITPSLDEMVFVAKEMQRKGFNIPLMIGGATTSKAHTAVKIAPQYHNDGVYYTADASRAVGVATQLLSADMKPQLAADYAADYEKIRTRLANKQPKAAKLSYAESVENGFKIDFEKHAPVKPNFIGSQTFTNYPLETLVEYFDWTPFFISWSLAGKFPKILEDEVVGEAARDLYAQAQEMLKDIIENKRFDARATFSIYPANRVAADTVAVTDANGNVTHTFEHLRQQSDKVTGKANFSLADFVAPKDVAQDYLGGFTVSIFGAEELSQEYKAKGDDYNAIMVQALGDRFAEAFAEHLHQRIRKEFWGYQADEQLSNEELIKEKYVGIRPAPGYPACPEHSEKAPLFDWLGTTEKMGTYLTSSFAMWPPSSVSGFYYANPETEYFNVGKISGDQLEDYAKRKGWTLDEAKRWLAPNLDDSVQ; encoded by the coding sequence ATGTCCACACTTGCCACTCTAAAAGAACTTCTTGCCAAGAGAATTTTAATTATCGATGGTGCAATGGGTACCATGATCCAACGCCATAAACTGGAAGAAGCCGATTATCGTGGTGAGCGTTTTGCAGATTGGGCATATGACCTTAAAGGCAACAATGACCTTTTGGTGTTAACTCAGCCACAGATTATTCAAGGCATTCACGAAGCCTATCTTGAAGCGGGTGCGGACATTATTGAAACCAATACCTTTAACGGTACACGTGTTTCCATGTCGGATTACCACATGGAAGACTTGGTCCCTGAGATTAACCGTGAAGCCGCGCGCCTTGCAAAAGAAGCCTGTGCCAAATATTCAACGCCTGAAAAACCACGTTTTGTGGCAGGTGTGATTGGGCCGACATCTCGTACGACGTCGATTTCACCGAATGTAAATGACCCTGCGTTTCGTAACATCACTTTTGATGAACTCAAAGTAAATTATATTGAGTCGACCAAAGCGCTCATTGAAGGCGGCGTCGATATCATCCTGATTGAAACCATTTTCGATACCTTAAATGCCAAAGCTGCCATCTTTGCCGTAAAAGAAGTCTTTAAAGAACTTGGCACTGAATTGCCTATTATGATTTCAGGTACGATTACCGATGCCTCAGGTCGTACATTGACAGGTCAAACTGCTGAAGCGTTCTGGAACTCAATGCGCCATGCAGAGCCTTTATCGATTGGCTTTAACTGTGCACTTGGTGCAGATGCGATGCGTCCACACGTCAAAACCGTGTCTGACGTTGCGGATACTTTTGTTTCAGCGCATCCTAACGCAGGCTTACCAAATGCCTTCGGTGGTTATGATGAAACCCCTGAACAAACTGCAGCATTTATTAAAGAATTTGCTGAAAGTGGTTTAATTAACATCACCGGTGGTTGCTGTGGTACCACACCGGATCATATCCGTGCGATTGCGCAAGCGGTTGAAGGCATTACTCCACGTCAAGTGCCTGAAATTGAACCTGCATGTCGTTTAAGTGGTTTAGAGCCATTTAACATCACTAAAGATTCATTGTTCGTGAACGTCGGTGAACGTACCAACGTGACAGGTTCTAAGAAATTCCTTCGCTTAATTAAAGAAGGTAACTTCACCGAAGCGTTGGATGTGGCACGTCAACAAGTTGAAGCCGGTGCACAGATCATCGACATCAACATGGATGAAGGGATGCTCGATTCGCAAGAAGCGATGGTGCATTTCCTGAATTTGATTGCATCTGAACCTGATATTTCGCGTGTGCCCATCATGCTCGATTCTTCTAAATGGGAGATCATTGAAGCAGGTTTGAAATGCGTGCAAGGTAAAGCAGTTGTCAACTCGATTTCCCTCAAAGAAGGTTATGACGAGTTTGTCGAACGTGCGCGTTTATGTCGTCAATACGGTGCAGCTGTCATTGTCATGGCATTTGACGAAGATGGTCAGGCCGATACTGCAGAACGCAAAAAAGCCATTTGTAAACGTTCTTATGATGTGCTTGTGAATGAAGTGGGCTTCCCTTCTGAAGATATTATCTTTGACCCGAACGTGTTTGCCGTTGCAACCGGTATTGAAGAACACAACAACTATGGCGTGGACTTCATTGAAGCAACCGGTTGGATTAAACAAAACCTGCCAAATGCGATGGTGTCAGGCGGTATCTCAAACGTATCGTTCTCATTCCGTGGTAACGAACCTGTACGTGAAGCGATCCATGCGGTGTTCTTGTATCACGGCATTCAACAAGGTTTAACCATGGGGATCGTCAACGCAGGTCAGCTTGCGATTTATGATGATATCGATGCAGAACTCAAAGAAGCCGTTGAAGATGTGGTACTGAACCGTAATCAAGGTGCTAACGGTCAAGAAGCAACAGAAAAACTGCTTGCAGTGGCTGAAAAATACCGTGGTCAAGCAGGTGCGCAAAAAGCCGAAGAAAACATTGAATGGCGTAATGAACCTGTAGAAAAACGTCTTGAATATGCGCTTGTAAAAGGTATTACCACGTATATCGATGAAGACACCGAAGAAGCACGTTTAAAAGCAGCCCGTCCGCTTGATGTGATCGAAGGTCCACTCATGGCAGGTATGAACGTGGTGGGTGACTTGTTCGGTGCCGGCAAAATGTTCTTACCACAAGTGGTGAAATCTGCACGTGTGATGAAACAAGCCGTGGCGTGGTTGAATCCTTTCATTGAAGCAGAAAAAACCCAAGGCGAAGCCAAAGGTAAAATCTTGCTTGCAACAGTAAAAGGCGACGTACACGACATTGGTAAAAACATTGTCGGCGTGGTACTGGGCTGTAACGGTTATGACATCGTCGATCTTGGCGTGATGGTGCCTTGTGAGAAGATTCTACAAACTGCGATTGATGAGAAAGTTGACATCATTGGTTTGTCAGGTTTGATCACACCGTCATTGGATGAAATGGTTTTTGTTGCCAAAGAAATGCAACGTAAAGGCTTTAACATTCCACTCATGATTGGTGGTGCGACCACGTCTAAAGCACATACTGCGGTGAAAATTGCTCCGCAATATCACAATGATGGCGTGTACTACACGGCTGATGCATCTCGTGCTGTGGGTGTTGCAACACAACTTTTATCTGCTGATATGAAGCCACAATTGGCAGCTGACTATGCTGCGGATTATGAAAAAATCCGTACCCGTCTTGCCAACAAGCAACCGAAAGCGGCCAAACTCTCTTATGCTGAATCAGTTGAAAATGGTTTCAAAATTGACTTTGAAAAGCATGCCCCTGTGAAGCCAAACTTCATTGGTTCACAAACCTTCACCAACTATCCTTTAGAAACATTGGTGGAATACTTCGACTGGACACCGTTCTTTATTTCTTGGAGCTTGGCGGGTAAATTCCCGAAAATCCTTGAAGATGAGGTGGTGGGCGAAGCAGCACGTGACTTGTATGCGCAAGCACAAGAAATGCTCAAAGACATTATCGAAAATAAACGCTTTGATGCACGTGCAACCTTTAGCATTTACCCTGCCAACCGTGTGGCAGCAGATACTGTTGCCGTGACGGATGCAAATGGCAATGTGACCCATACCTTCGAGCATCTTCGTCAGCAATCTGACAAAGTGACCGGTAAAGCAAACTTCTCATTGGCTGACTTTGTTGCGCCAAAAGATGTCGCGCAAGATTACTTAGGCGGCTTCACCGTTTCGATCTTTGGTGCAGAAGAACTTTCGCAAGAATACAAAGCCAAAGGTGATGACTATAACGCGATTATGGTTCAAGCCTTGGGTGACCGTTTTGCAGAAGCCTTTGCAGAGCACTTGCACCAACGTATTCGTAAAGAGTTCTGGGGCTACCAAGCTGATGAACAGCTTTCCAATGAAGAATTGATCAAAGAGAAGTATGTCGGTATTCGCCCTGCACCGGGCTACCCTGCTTGCCCTGAACATTCTGAAAAAGCGCCATTGTTTGATTGGTTAGGTACCACTGAGAAGATGGGGACTTACCTGACTTCTAGCTTTGCAATGTGGCCGCCTTCATCAGTGAGCGGTTTCTACTACGCAAACCCTGAAACGGAATACTTTAACGTGGGTAAAATCTCTGGCGATCAGTTGGAAGATTATGCGAAACGTAAAGGTTGGACCTTGGATGAGGCGAAGCGATGGCTAGCACCGAATTTGGATGATTCAGTTCAATAA
- a CDS encoding inorganic phosphate transporter, giving the protein MNSNQTPVDSAQQSAPQKSTNVHVPTPKFFMPVFLTLIISTLIYIGFQLTADLAHVPPVGLYSMIMLATALFIALSFEFVNGFHDTANAVATVIYTNALSAPVAVMWAGFCNFLGVMVASGAVAYGIIALLPVELIMNVGSGAGFAMVFAMLIAAILWNLGTWFLGIPASSSHTLIGSILGVGIMNYILHAGTGASGIDMEQVLKVGKALLFSPLIGFAFAAVLFLLVKKIFRKQLELFQPPEGNKPPPPLIRAILIFTCTGVSFAHGSNDGQKGMGLIMLILIGCVPLAYSLNKNLDQEHIQSFSQLSQNTAQVIYAQHEDIPDEQARATITKYIQTKEITPEVVPALASLTDHLGEKVGTYSNIKEVPEDQVAEFRNDMYLSTTAFKRLDKADALPAMTPAQEETVKEYRSNLDSFLQYIPTWVKVATALALGLGTMVGWKRIVVTVGERIGKEHMTYGQGMSAELVAMSTIAAADGFGMPVSTTHVLNSAVAGTMVANKSGLNFKMVKSILSAWVFTLPATICLSGALYWLLLKVF; this is encoded by the coding sequence ATGAATTCTAATCAAACTCCCGTAGATTCTGCACAACAATCGGCTCCACAAAAGTCGACCAATGTTCATGTGCCTACACCGAAATTTTTTATGCCGGTGTTTTTAACACTTATTATTTCTACGCTGATTTATATTGGCTTTCAATTAACTGCAGATTTAGCGCACGTTCCGCCTGTTGGTCTTTATTCAATGATCATGTTGGCAACGGCTTTATTTATCGCGCTTAGCTTTGAATTTGTAAATGGCTTCCATGACACAGCCAATGCGGTCGCGACAGTCATTTATACCAATGCACTGTCTGCACCTGTTGCAGTGATGTGGGCTGGCTTTTGTAATTTCCTTGGGGTAATGGTAGCAAGCGGTGCGGTGGCTTACGGGATTATTGCTTTATTGCCTGTTGAACTGATCATGAATGTCGGTTCAGGTGCAGGCTTTGCCATGGTCTTTGCGATGCTGATTGCAGCCATTTTATGGAACTTAGGAACATGGTTCCTTGGTATCCCAGCATCAAGTTCACACACCTTGATTGGTTCAATTTTAGGTGTGGGGATCATGAACTATATCTTACACGCAGGCACAGGTGCTTCGGGTATTGATATGGAACAGGTGCTGAAAGTAGGTAAAGCCCTACTGTTTTCTCCATTGATTGGTTTTGCTTTTGCGGCAGTTTTATTCTTGCTTGTGAAGAAAATCTTCCGTAAACAGCTTGAACTTTTCCAACCGCCTGAAGGTAATAAACCACCACCACCATTGATTCGTGCCATTTTGATCTTCACATGTACAGGTGTAAGTTTTGCGCATGGTTCAAATGATGGTCAAAAAGGTATGGGCTTGATCATGTTAATCTTGATCGGCTGCGTTCCATTGGCATATTCACTGAATAAAAACTTGGATCAAGAACACATTCAGTCATTTAGTCAATTGTCTCAAAATACTGCTCAAGTGATTTATGCGCAGCATGAAGATATTCCTGATGAGCAAGCACGCGCAACGATCACGAAGTATATTCAGACTAAAGAAATTACGCCTGAAGTAGTGCCTGCATTGGCAAGCTTAACTGATCATTTGGGTGAGAAAGTTGGTACTTATAGCAACATCAAAGAAGTACCGGAAGATCAGGTTGCAGAATTCCGTAATGATATGTACTTGAGCACTACAGCGTTTAAACGTTTGGATAAAGCAGATGCTTTACCCGCGATGACGCCTGCTCAAGAAGAAACAGTGAAGGAATATCGTAGCAACCTTGATTCATTCTTACAGTACATTCCGACGTGGGTAAAAGTAGCTACAGCGTTGGCACTTGGTCTAGGTACGATGGTCGGTTGGAAACGTATTGTCGTAACTGTGGGTGAGCGTATTGGTAAAGAGCATATGACGTATGGTCAAGGCATGTCAGCAGAATTAGTCGCAATGTCGACCATTGCTGCAGCTGATGGTTTCGGTATGCCAGTGTCTACCACACACGTTCTTAACTCTGCGGTTGCAGGTACGATGGTTGCGAATAAGTCTGGTCTGAACTTTAAGATGGTCAAATCTATTCTGTCTGCTTGGGTGTTTACACTGCCTGCAACGATCTGTTTATCAGGTGCTTTATATTGGTTATTGCTTAAAGTTTTCTAA
- a CDS encoding ABC transporter substrate-binding protein, translating to MNLKTLTISIILGLGTAMSASAQVNFNYKDQSISLAQSPKTLAVYDLSVLDTLNALGVDAQLVPAASFSGDLNRYQQEKYIKAGTLFEPDTSVLQKSKPDLIIVGGRSASKADSLKAIAPILNLSPDTSNYLEDLKARTMTLANAYSKQKIAQEKLERVSQLQAELKKKTKGKSALMLFAVGENFMPHAENDRFGFVYDLAGFKSVLEPSEKSDAPRPTAGSPEALQAAANVKRLEKAVAQNPDYIIVLDRGAVNTQKYTAQDNILKHPALKNAKALQDKKVIYVNADAWYITGAGLNNTAFMLKEIMDAL from the coding sequence ATGAACTTAAAAACGTTAACAATTTCGATAATTCTTGGTTTAGGTACTGCAATGAGTGCCTCTGCGCAGGTTAATTTTAATTATAAAGATCAAAGTATTTCTTTGGCTCAATCACCAAAAACTTTAGCCGTTTATGATCTTTCCGTACTTGATACATTAAATGCATTAGGTGTTGATGCACAGTTGGTACCAGCTGCAAGTTTTTCGGGTGACTTAAACCGTTATCAACAAGAAAAGTATATTAAAGCGGGGACTTTATTTGAGCCAGACACATCTGTTTTACAAAAATCTAAACCTGATTTAATTATTGTAGGCGGACGCTCAGCATCTAAAGCTGACAGTTTAAAAGCCATTGCCCCTATTTTGAACTTATCACCAGATACGTCCAACTATCTGGAAGATCTAAAAGCACGCACAATGACCTTAGCTAATGCCTATTCTAAGCAGAAGATTGCTCAGGAAAAGTTAGAACGTGTTTCTCAACTACAAGCTGAACTGAAAAAGAAAACAAAAGGTAAATCTGCACTTATGTTATTTGCAGTGGGTGAAAACTTCATGCCACATGCAGAAAATGACCGTTTTGGTTTTGTTTATGATTTAGCAGGTTTTAAATCAGTTTTAGAACCTTCTGAGAAGTCTGATGCACCTCGCCCTACAGCAGGTAGTCCAGAAGCACTTCAAGCAGCAGCAAATGTAAAACGTTTGGAAAAAGCAGTCGCGCAAAATCCAGATTATATTATTGTGCTTGATCGTGGCGCGGTGAACACTCAAAAATACACGGCTCAAGACAATATTTTGAAACATCCAGCACTTAAAAATGCGAAAGCTTTACAAGATAAAAAAGTGATTTATGTAAATGCTGATGCTTGGTATATCACAGGCGCAGGATTAAATAATACCGCATTCATGCTGAAAGAAATTATGGATGCGCTTTAA